TATACAAATTTCTTATTCTTCAATTGGTTAGCCACCCAAAATTCAAGACATGGTCACACCCTCTACCTTCCTACAAAGCCCCCCATGCAAAAATTTGATTAAATACAGAAAACACTAGTTACAGAAAACACTAGTTTTCTATGCACGTGATGCGTGCTTGTAATTCAAAAACACACACGCGATAATACTTTTTCcccttttttgttttcttagttttaatatttttggtaattttaGTAATTATCTTTTAAATTAATACCCTTTTATATTGTAACATAAAATATTTtgtgtttaatttgtttaaatttttttaattttagtaatttccgatggagccaaagattcatttgttcttttggctgtgggatgtgatggactaaatcaaaatggctcttaatacctcttcgcttcctttccatgaagtagaagatggtcgtcccgttgttgtcccgttatcgcttttgggtcaattggaaacaacctctctgcaattgcaggggtaagattgcatacgtccgaccccccttaccccgcttcttgcgggagcctctttgaggcaatggggtaatgataatgatgatgagtAAAGGGTAAAATAGGCAATCAATATTTACGCCGCTCAGACGGTCCCTTATTTACGCCACTCAGACGGtcccttatataatagagataaaatGACAAACACAGCCCAATTGCAAATGAGTAGGTGAAAGCAATGATCATCAGCATGTTTACCTTGCTGTCTGCATCAGCAGCAAACTTGTCCGCAATAACGACATCAGTAGGCAACAACAGAGACACGCCCTTTTCCTTAGCCTTGGCGAGGAGAGAAGTTGCAAGGTCAAGCTTATCCTCTTCAACCAGAGAAGATCCAACTGACATACCTTGAGCTTTGTAGAATGTAAAGATCATTCCTCCTCCAAGGAGTAGGATATCACATTTCTCCAAAAGTGACTCAATTACTCCAATTTTGGAAGAGACCTTTGAACCACCAACTATAGCAGCAAATGGTCTCTTTGGGTTAGAAACAGCTCCAACAAGGTAGTCCAATTCCTGATGCGCAACCAATAGAATTCAAGTTAGTTAACAAGATCAACGTTATATCTAACGATAAAATGAAAGCGATTAACCCGCTAAACCTCCTCATCAAAAGTTAAGAGAGGAAACTTTAGGAGGTCGGAAAAGGGGATGAATTGTTTTAGGTTAGTCATTGGTGTTTTGCATTGCATACAGTCAACTATTCTATCCAAAAAAATTACCCAGTTACATAAATCATAAGATCAAGTGAAAATGGCATAAGAACAGGTTCCCGATATCCATTTTCTAGAGAAGATtgacaataaataaataatttttatgtttaagaaGAAAAACCATTTGTATGGAACATTAAATGAGAAATTGAAGCTTTTCAAAGAAACTTTTCCGCATGATAAAACATTTAATCCCCCAAACCTAGACATTTCGAAGAAGCAGCTTGGAGAAGAGAATATAAAGTGTCTACCTTCTGTAAGAGGAAGCCAGCAACAGATGGCTTCAAAAATTTGGTAACTCCCTCGGTTGATGCATGAGCTCTGTGGGCAGTGCCAAAAGCATCATTCACATACAGATCTGCCAAGGAAGCAAGCTTCTTTGCAAATTCTGGATCATTCTTTTCCTCTTCCTTGTAGAACCTAACATTCTCAAGGAGAAGAACGCCACCTTCTGGGAGTTCAGCAACCAACTTCTCAACATCTGGACCAATGCAATCATCAGCCTTCACAACCTGTTAATTTTAAACAATAAGTAGTTACTGTCTGCAGTTGAAGAAAAACATGCAGGTTGAATAATATTGATAGGTTTATGAGTGAAACAGTCTCCAAAAGGAAAGCAACCATTTGAAGACTTGTAACAATCACAAATGTGGAGCATGGAGTAACACCTTTAGGCCGCCCCTACATGGAAAATAGAGAGATCATGAAGAAGCATATGGCGTACCTGAAGACCAAGAAGTTCAGAAAGCCTAGGTACAAGTGGTGCCAAGCTGAATTTTGGAGTAACACCTTTAGGCCGCCCCTACATGGAAAATAGAGAGATCTTCATTAGAACACCGACTATGAAGTTTATGAAAAATCAATATGTTTCCCACTAAATGGTTGATATCAATATGTAATTTACCTACATGAAACATTTAAATAACTGGCTTGTGAATAAAGCTTATGTACCCAGATAGCTGATATGGGTGCAGCCataacttgaagttttcaaccCAATATAACAAGCATGTGCAAAGGAAGAGACATATAATGATGTATTGAGAGAGACTGAAAAAACCAAACtcccaaaagaaaaagaggtaacattccctccaaaaaaaaagtaaaagaaaaatgTGCAGATCTAGCTATAATAGTGTTCGGTCAGAGTAATTGCTCTAACCATTATAATGTTTAAGCAAATTACAAGTGAAACTCTCAAAAACAACTCACTCGTCATTGAATAATAACAGTTGGCATGATAAAAACAGATATATTGCTAGGAAGAGAGCGCATTACGAGTCTTTGATTGAACTACACTCTATGAGGCGATTGAAGAAAACTCTATGAGGCAATTTTTCAAATTAtacacacacaaaaataaaacataaaaccACAAATGAAGTAGTCCTAGAACTGCTAGTTGACACACCAAATCGACAACCCAGGtaatgacaattttataaaggaAATTGTAAGCTGAAGATGTTGAAATTTTACATATGGTTTGAGTTTCACGAATGAAAAAGCCGCTAATGCTTGAACAAAGGGGAAAATGTACGGCATAAACTTTaaaagaaattgaagtgttatagTACCAGAAATTCCAAACTTCCATAGCACAAAAACTCACAGAATACTTATAGCTTATGGAAGACAGTGATCACTTTCCATTTTTTGCACAACTCAAGAACAAAGGACAAGCATAAAGGCTAATCCTCACTTGACGTCCTTACTAAAAGCATAAAGCAGCAAACCAACACAACAAGGATACGAAGTTACTGAGAGAAACCCGATTATGCGGAAGATAGTGATCATTGTGCATTTTTTTTCAGAACCCAAGAACAAAGGAGAAGCAGTAAGGTACTAAGGTTAATCCTCACTTAAAATCCTTACTAAAAGCATAAATCAGCTATAACTCGTATACCTACTTAGTAACTTACAACCAACACACAAGACCATGAAGTTACTGAGAGAAACCCGAGTTTGACTGGAAATAAAAACCAAACACAACCTGATTAGATCGGTTTGTGATACAATGCAATTATCCTACATTAGTACTCCAAAATCCACATTAGTCCAAAAATAAACATGACTCATTTGCTCGAATGGACAGCTCTGCTTACAATCACTATTCACCAATCGGATACATCATTACATTTCTGATAATCTTAAGTAAGAAACACACATTACTGTAACATAACTAAGCGCCAAGTATAGTGTAATCAAAATGATCAGACAAACCAAAGCGAAAACCTCATCCCCACAAGTTGATCAAATGGTTGATCCATCAAAGAATACTAATCAAAAAACCAAATAAATATGCCAAATGAAGGGGAAAAATTAAGCAACCTAAAAATTCAAACCATTAATTAGCTTTAAAACCAATATGGACATTAGAAATTGGGTGCAAAATTGAGCAAAAACCcggaaaatcaaacaaaaaaaatgatcaAATGGAAGAAACCCACATACCAAATGACTAGAAAGAATAACTTTAGCACCATTGTTGATCAAATGCTTGATGGTAGGAATAGCGGCACGAATTCGGGTATCATCAGTAATGTTCTGGCTGTCATCAAGAGGGACATTAAGGTCAGCTCTAACGAACACCTTCTTTCCCTTCAAATCAGCAGAGGTTAGATCGCCAACACTCTTCTTAGCCATGGAAGCAACCCCTCTAATGGGCTTGGTAGATTGAGATTTGTAGGAGTTGATCTTGGAGAGGACATGGAGGCTGAAACTGGCGTCTGCGGCGGCACCGGCGAATCCGAGACGGCGGAGAGGAGGGCGAAGGGTGGAGGCCAGGCGGACGAAGGAGGGAGAGCGAGTGGAGGAGGTGGAGGCTGAGGAGGAagattggaggagagagaatgaagaGGGTGTAGCTGCAGTTGACGCCATTGTAGGAGTGTGATTACAGAAAAGTGAGCAGTGAAATGTGTGTTTGTTTGGTGAAGTGTTTGATAATAATAATGTTGGGAGGATTTCCTTATCGTTGAGGTGAGGCTGAAGATGTTCGATGGTCTTGTTCCATGCTTTTGAATCCTTTATTTTAGCCACTAGATCTTTCTATTGAGGGATGGTACCTACAATTTTTATGTGACAACAAAATAAATGACATTGATTAACAAATGGAAATTATTTGCTTTTTGTGAGAGATAGGCCCCGAATGGTGTTTTGATTAGAGCTGGCAAATGTGTCGGGTCGCGTTCGTGTCCATATCGAATATAAATGGGTTGGAAAATTTCAATACTAAACCGACCCGTTTTATAAATGTGTCATGTCGTGTTGAACCGTTAACTAATTGTGTAGGAAGCTCTTGACACTAACCCACTTTTTTCGTGTTGTGTTTGTTCAATGACATTGTTTAAGGCGTGTCAGTTGCGTGTTGAGAGTATCAACACTAAACCGACCCATTAACCCATTTAAATCCTTGATACTAACCCGTTTTTTTTCGTGTCCAGTTAGTATCATGTTAACATGTCATGTCAGATTTTGCCAGCTCTCAAATGAAacatgaacttatctgaatttattgaaACTGATTAAACTTGGTTGACCTAATTTGACCTGATCAAACTTGTTTGAAACTTATTGGACATGATTTGACCTGATTGTAAAAGAGTAAACTTGAGAGAATCAACTTACAAAACCTGATTGAAACTTATATATCTTACTGAACTTTATAtaaccttattggaacttattgtcATGATAGGATCTAATTGCAACTTAACTGATAttactagtgtgtggcccgggcgatgtCACGGTTGTtacattgaataattaaaattttagatttttcttaagCT
This sequence is a window from Spinacia oleracea cultivar Varoflay chromosome 1, BTI_SOV_V1, whole genome shotgun sequence. Protein-coding genes within it:
- the LOC110804423 gene encoding phosphoglycerate kinase, chloroplastic, with the protein product MASTAATPSSFSLLQSSSSASTSSTRSPSFVRLASTLRPPLRRLGFAGAAADASFSLHVLSKINSYKSQSTKPIRGVASMAKKSVGDLTSADLKGKKVFVRADLNVPLDDSQNITDDTRIRAAIPTIKHLINNGAKVILSSHLGRPKGVTPKFSLAPLVPRLSELLGLQVVKADDCIGPDVEKLVAELPEGGVLLLENVRFYKEEEKNDPEFAKKLASLADLYVNDAFGTAHRAHASTEGVTKFLKPSVAGFLLQKELDYLVGAVSNPKRPFAAIVGGSKVSSKIGVIESLLEKCDILLLGGGMIFTFYKAQGMSVGSSLVEEDKLDLATSLLAKAKEKGVSLLLPTDVVIADKFAADADSKIVPASGIPDGWMGLDIGPDSIKTFSEALDTTQTVIWNGPMGVFEFEKFAAGTEAIAKKLEEISKKGATTIIGGGDSVAAVEKVGVAEAMSHISTGGGASLELLEGKQLPGVLALNEADPVPV